The segment ACATAAAACAGGAAACTCTTATAATTACATGTTTGAAAAATATAAGAATAGGGAAATTACTCTTGAAGAATTAAAAGAGTTTCAGTTTAATCCAGATAATTTCAGATTGGAAACTCCGTCTTCAAATAGAAGTCACAAATATGATATAGAAATGAAAGGGGAACTAATGAAAATAACTAATATTTTTGATTCAGCTAGAGATGGAACCTTTGAAGATTTCATTAAATTTTATAATGGAAATGCTAATGAAATTAATGAAAACTTAGGTTTGAATTTATTAGAACTTGCACTTGTAAATGATAAAAATGGAAAAGAAAAAATAAAAATCATCCAATTTTTAATATCAGAAGGGGTAGATATTAACTTTGTAGATACAAAGCACAGACGAAATGCTCTGCATACTTTTTACTTCAATGTATTAAGTCCATCATCGGAATATATGTTACTAGTTACAAAGCTGTTAATTGAGAATGGTATTGAGATTAATGCATTGGATAAATATAATGCTGTTCCGCTAAAATATGCAATAACAATCACTAAGCTCCCTACTGAAGAAATAAAGCATGTATATCAATATTTGTTAGAGCATGGTGCTAATTATAATAATAAAGATATATTTGGAAAATCATGTATTGATTATATTGAAGAATATTCATGGAGAAACAATCTAATAGAGATAATAAAGGAGTTTGAAAATGGAAATAATTAATAGTGAATATGGTGGTTTTGTAGTTTCAAAGAATATTA is part of the Bacillus sp. (in: firmicutes) genome and harbors:
- a CDS encoding ankyrin repeat domain-containing protein, which gives rise to MKITNIFDSARDGTFEDFIKFYNGNANEINENLGLNLLELALVNDKNGKEKIKIIQFLISEGVDINFVDTKHRRNALHTFYFNVLSPSSEYMLLVTKLLIENGIEINALDKYNAVPLKYAITITKLPTEEIKHVYQYLLEHGANYNNKDIFGKSCIDYIEEYSWRNNLIEIIKEFENGNN